Proteins encoded together in one Rubripirellula reticaptiva window:
- a CDS encoding GMC family oxidoreductase N-terminal domain-containing protein yields the protein MPWTIRLCRPAGIGKTEGIAASVTIDTTVHRGHHANAIVTLDAEVSAARPPIPVSMETRRNVLKSTAALVASAASSIASPRASADFALVRSLPVIVDRARTGSSEFKERAIADHAANMKPFGGSLARHGHALFHQTRSAATGPWDFDIVVIGSGYGASICAARLAMAKQSGVRLAVLERGREWIPGTFADTFAGAMKQSRYQMLGPNKKTIDNPIGLFNAMQNDEVNVLSGNGLGGSSLINANVAIRPDADCFNQTDWPAALRDRRVLDPYYDRASLELDARVESIDASPKMRSQRLAAKRLEICGANFEPASLTVTRGSKNETAAILNRQGLRQRGCIDCGDCTAGCNVGAKNTLAMNYLPLARRHGAEIYTHTEVVRIEKLCDHYRIHFNNFHPDREGKLCTQSGTTTTRMVVVGAGSIGSNEILLRSRSAGLSVSDRVGHRWTTNGDAVGFIRKSDHLTNIGGFSAFAQSGCAVGPTIQTNLTYPGRTRLSERVLIQDGSVSRSYANVLGLLMQDMDLDQTLVMLGMGHDGAAGRVVLGDDGLGSVKWPGLKDSPYRKLIRREFAKVAAAHGGKYKYLKIFGDNLITVHPLGGCAMADDPRNGVVDDCGRVFDASRGGQWDAATGLETPSIHTGLYVADGSIIPTSIGCNPLMTISALAERISQQIAGDPAHADLFA from the coding sequence ATGCCATGGACAATCCGGCTTTGTCGCCCCGCCGGCATTGGGAAAACTGAGGGGATCGCTGCTAGCGTTACGATCGACACAACCGTTCACCGTGGACATCACGCTAACGCGATTGTAACGCTCGACGCGGAAGTCTCGGCCGCTCGCCCACCGATACCAGTGTCTATGGAAACCCGACGAAACGTATTGAAATCGACCGCGGCGCTTGTTGCCAGCGCAGCTAGTTCGATTGCATCACCACGCGCCAGCGCTGACTTCGCGTTAGTCCGATCATTGCCAGTGATCGTTGACCGCGCGCGGACGGGGTCGAGTGAATTTAAAGAACGGGCAATCGCCGATCATGCCGCAAACATGAAACCGTTTGGCGGATCACTTGCCCGCCATGGGCATGCGTTATTTCACCAGACACGCAGCGCCGCAACCGGCCCTTGGGATTTTGACATCGTCGTAATTGGATCAGGCTACGGAGCATCGATCTGTGCGGCCCGTTTGGCGATGGCGAAACAGTCCGGTGTTCGATTGGCGGTTTTGGAACGTGGACGCGAGTGGATTCCGGGAACCTTTGCAGATACGTTTGCCGGCGCGATGAAGCAATCGCGATACCAAATGCTCGGTCCGAACAAAAAAACGATCGACAATCCGATCGGCCTGTTCAACGCGATGCAGAATGACGAAGTGAACGTCTTGTCGGGCAACGGATTGGGCGGTTCGTCGTTGATCAACGCCAATGTTGCGATTCGCCCCGATGCGGATTGCTTCAACCAGACGGACTGGCCCGCGGCCCTACGTGATCGACGCGTGCTGGATCCGTACTACGACCGCGCCAGTTTGGAGCTAGACGCCCGTGTTGAATCGATCGACGCCAGTCCGAAAATGCGAAGCCAACGATTGGCGGCCAAGCGTCTGGAAATTTGCGGTGCAAATTTCGAACCAGCTTCGCTAACGGTGACTCGCGGCAGCAAGAATGAGACGGCCGCTATCTTGAATCGTCAAGGTTTACGGCAACGTGGATGCATCGATTGCGGCGACTGCACGGCAGGCTGCAATGTCGGCGCCAAGAACACGCTGGCGATGAACTACCTTCCGCTTGCTCGACGACACGGCGCTGAAATCTACACGCACACCGAAGTGGTCCGGATCGAAAAACTTTGTGATCACTACCGAATTCACTTCAACAATTTTCACCCGGATCGCGAAGGCAAACTTTGCACGCAGTCTGGAACGACAACCACTCGAATGGTGGTCGTCGGTGCGGGTAGTATCGGCAGCAACGAAATCTTGCTACGCAGTCGCTCGGCTGGCTTATCCGTTTCTGATCGTGTTGGCCATCGCTGGACCACCAACGGTGACGCAGTTGGCTTCATTCGAAAGAGCGATCACTTGACCAACATTGGCGGCTTCAGCGCGTTTGCTCAAAGCGGTTGTGCGGTCGGCCCCACGATTCAGACGAATCTGACTTACCCAGGCCGCACCAGGTTGTCTGAGCGAGTGCTGATTCAAGATGGCAGCGTCTCGCGATCATACGCCAACGTGCTAGGTCTTTTGATGCAAGACATGGATCTTGACCAGACACTAGTGATGCTTGGCATGGGGCACGACGGCGCGGCGGGGCGAGTGGTGCTGGGCGACGATGGACTGGGCAGCGTGAAGTGGCCCGGCTTGAAAGACAGCCCCTATCGAAAACTAATCCGCCGTGAATTCGCTAAGGTCGCTGCCGCCCATGGCGGCAAATACAAATACCTGAAAATCTTTGGCGACAACTTAATCACCGTGCACCCACTGGGGGGATGCGCGATGGCTGATGATCCACGAAATGGTGTCGTCGATGATTGCGGGCGAGTTTTTGATGCATCGCGAGGCGGCCAATGGGATGCCGCCACGGGTTTGGAAACGCCATCCATCCATACCGGTCTTTACGTTGCCGACGGGTCGATCATCCCCACCTCGATCGGATGCAATCCGCTGATGACAATCTCAGCGCTAGCCGAACGTATCTCCCAGCAAATAGCAGGCGACCCAGCCCATGCGGATTTGTTTGCTTGA
- a CDS encoding sugar phosphate isomerase/epimerase family protein produces MPKLAAFPKAYMQALCKDGTMKLAEWFELATTLDVEGLEFYAGFIEMDDEAKWSGFRRQVEDLGMSIPMLCCSPDFTHPDAAFREREIAKQKRWIDMTDALGGNYCRVLSGQRRPELTIQEGVGLAADSIKACLPYAQERNITLILENHYKDDFWEYPEFAQAMDVFCDLVAAIDHPNFGVNYDPSNAFLAGDDPIELLKRVSHRVVTMHASDRYLLEGTIEDLRREEGGSPGYAKRLSHGEIGKGLNDYDAIFSELKGKGFDGWISIEDGVDGIDQLRRSAEFLRRKIAQHWPSPASARLPPGEPGL; encoded by the coding sequence GTGCCAAAACTTGCTGCGTTTCCAAAAGCTTACATGCAAGCCCTGTGCAAAGACGGCACGATGAAGCTCGCCGAGTGGTTTGAGCTTGCGACTACTTTGGATGTCGAGGGTTTAGAGTTTTACGCTGGCTTCATTGAAATGGATGACGAAGCGAAGTGGTCTGGGTTCCGCAGGCAGGTCGAAGATCTTGGCATGTCCATTCCCATGCTTTGTTGTTCGCCCGACTTCACGCATCCCGACGCTGCGTTTCGAGAGCGAGAGATCGCCAAGCAGAAACGTTGGATCGATATGACTGACGCACTGGGTGGAAACTATTGCCGAGTCCTCAGTGGCCAGCGTCGACCCGAATTGACGATTCAAGAAGGCGTTGGTTTGGCCGCCGATAGCATCAAGGCCTGTTTGCCATACGCGCAAGAACGAAACATCACGCTGATTCTCGAAAACCACTACAAGGACGATTTCTGGGAGTACCCCGAGTTTGCTCAGGCGATGGATGTGTTTTGTGACCTCGTTGCCGCGATCGACCATCCCAACTTTGGTGTTAACTACGACCCCAGCAACGCGTTCCTCGCCGGCGATGATCCGATCGAGTTACTCAAGCGAGTGTCGCACCGCGTCGTCACCATGCATGCGAGCGATCGCTATTTGTTAGAAGGTACGATCGAAGACTTACGACGCGAGGAAGGTGGATCGCCAGGTTACGCAAAACGACTCAGTCATGGCGAGATTGGCAAAGGGCTGAACGACTACGATGCGATCTTCAGCGAACTGAAAGGCAAAGGCTTTGACGGCTGGATCAGCATCGAAGACGGCGTTGATGGTATTGATCAACTAAGGCGAAGCGCCGAATTTTTGCGTAGAAAAATCGCACAGCATTGGCCATCGCCAGCGTCTGCTCGGCTTCCACCAGGTGAGCCTGGTCTCTGA
- a CDS encoding zinc-binding dehydrogenase, producing MKSAAVVNFAPEKGSVEIREVEKPVIGADDVLLEVANVGVCGSDLHQWTADHSWPVNYPVVLGHEFGGHIVETGSGVEGWKEGDRVVSETAAIIDQRNPMSRRGLYNLDPTRKGFGYGVDGAMTKYVRVPSRILHSVPDSLAFEHACLTEPCCVAYNAVVRNARIEPGDRVVVLGPGTIGILCAAMARLCGAEVALVGLESDRHRLAIASEHYGSEGIVGDPMDWARRRDGLGCDGVIDAAGASATLKIAIDIVRPAGWISKVGWGPQSLGFNLDPLVQKNVTLQGSFSHNWPIWERVLALLASGQLDVKPIIGGVWPIDKWHDAFEKMHKGEVVKSVLKPI from the coding sequence ATGAAATCAGCTGCTGTTGTGAACTTCGCACCTGAAAAGGGAAGCGTCGAAATTCGCGAGGTCGAAAAACCAGTGATTGGTGCTGACGATGTGCTGCTGGAAGTTGCCAATGTAGGCGTTTGCGGCAGTGACTTGCATCAATGGACAGCCGATCATTCGTGGCCCGTGAACTATCCGGTTGTGCTTGGGCACGAATTTGGCGGACACATCGTCGAGACAGGTTCGGGGGTCGAAGGCTGGAAGGAAGGTGACCGCGTCGTCAGCGAGACCGCAGCGATCATTGACCAGCGAAATCCGATGTCGCGTCGTGGGTTGTATAATCTCGACCCAACGCGAAAAGGATTTGGCTACGGTGTCGACGGCGCGATGACCAAGTACGTGCGTGTCCCGTCGCGGATTTTACATTCGGTTCCCGATTCGCTCGCGTTCGAACACGCTTGCCTGACCGAGCCTTGCTGCGTGGCTTACAACGCGGTTGTTCGCAATGCGAGAATCGAACCGGGAGATCGTGTTGTCGTTCTCGGTCCTGGAACAATTGGCATTCTTTGCGCAGCGATGGCCCGACTATGCGGAGCCGAGGTCGCATTGGTTGGCCTCGAATCGGATCGTCATCGACTGGCGATTGCAAGTGAACATTACGGATCTGAAGGAATCGTTGGGGATCCAATGGACTGGGCGCGCCGGCGTGACGGCCTGGGGTGCGATGGTGTGATCGACGCAGCAGGTGCCAGCGCGACGCTGAAGATTGCGATTGACATCGTGCGACCGGCGGGCTGGATCAGCAAGGTCGGCTGGGGGCCACAGTCGCTGGGATTCAATCTCGATCCGTTGGTGCAAAAGAACGTCACTCTGCAAGGTAGCTTCAGTCACAACTGGCCGATTTGGGAACGTGTGCTGGCGCTGTTGGCCAGTGGTCAACTGGACGTCAAGCCGATCATTGGCGGTGTGTGGCCCATCGACAAGTGGCACGATGCGTTTGAAAAAATGCACAAGGGCGAGGTTGTGAAGTCAGTGTTAAAACCGATTTGA
- a CDS encoding orotidine 5'-phosphate decarboxylase / HUMPS family protein: MRPIVQISLDLTNIDEALDTARLAMRAGVDWLEAGTPLILAEGLHGVRALREAFPSTPIVADLKTMDGGYLEVEMMAKAGATHVVVMARAHEETIRCVVKAGADFGCKVMGDNMVCDDMVAGAKWLEDLGCDFVIHHIGYDERRGIAARGQRMPSPLDQLRQVVDAVKIPVQAVGGLSLEQAIECPKYGAPLVVLGAPLTIDADAFKTADGDLEASLRMICDAVHSQDVG, encoded by the coding sequence ATGCGACCCATCGTTCAAATTTCGCTCGACCTAACCAATATCGACGAAGCCCTCGATACGGCCCGCTTAGCAATGCGAGCTGGCGTGGATTGGTTGGAAGCGGGTACGCCGCTGATTCTTGCGGAGGGATTGCATGGCGTGCGTGCGCTTCGCGAAGCCTTTCCTAGTACGCCGATTGTCGCTGACTTGAAGACGATGGACGGTGGATATTTGGAAGTCGAGATGATGGCAAAGGCCGGTGCGACGCATGTCGTTGTGATGGCTCGGGCGCACGAAGAAACGATTCGCTGTGTCGTGAAAGCGGGTGCTGATTTTGGTTGCAAGGTAATGGGCGACAACATGGTCTGTGATGACATGGTGGCGGGAGCAAAGTGGTTGGAGGATCTCGGTTGCGATTTTGTGATTCATCACATTGGTTATGATGAGCGGCGCGGTATCGCGGCACGCGGCCAGCGGATGCCAAGCCCGCTAGACCAGCTTCGGCAAGTAGTGGATGCGGTAAAGATTCCCGTTCAAGCCGTTGGCGGACTTTCGCTAGAGCAAGCAATTGAGTGTCCAAAGTACGGTGCACCGCTGGTGGTCCTGGGGGCTCCCTTGACCATCGACGCAGACGCATTCAAAACGGCAGATGGAGATCTGGAAGCTTCGCTGCGAATGATCTGTGATGCCGTTCACTCGCAAGACGTAGGTTAA
- a CDS encoding DUF1080 domain-containing protein, giving the protein MIRTFTVFSMVLVSAAISSVQDGGSFVDLFNDKDPSGWTQRNGTATYRAEDDSIVGKTMVGQPELVPMPGIGAGQVPYEVRRRNLTSREL; this is encoded by the coding sequence GTGATACGCACATTTACCGTTTTTTCGATGGTTTTGGTCTCCGCTGCAATTTCGTCTGTCCAGGACGGCGGCAGTTTTGTTGACCTGTTCAACGACAAGGACCCGAGTGGTTGGACGCAGCGGAACGGAACTGCGACGTATCGAGCCGAAGACGATTCAATCGTTGGCAAAACAATGGTGGGGCAGCCCGAACTTGTTCCTATGCCTGGAATCGGCGCTGGTCAGGTGCCGTACGAAGTTCGTCGGCGAAATCTAACGAGTCGCGAACTGTAA
- a CDS encoding DUF7450 family protein — MNIRFLVAVVCMAVGAPATPGFAHVPAEFLEVFSVHAALPVDHDVDLKTAVDQARRESKVTGPTYFAHSTAAMGRSSGETPAFTNWYAIVDPVDQPRRSVSVLDLVRGSKEKMLTLGKAEFLLCPSQSITTGAPAPIPDGLDFYKAYRVVDGPKVSMAVSVGGSGSSQRQLGKPLYVCIATQQWHHEATVTPSHPRDCFVVYELDEVKAESTVSTIDQFGLNELRRTKSVWLCVHGAILTKLVD; from the coding sequence TTGAACATTCGCTTTCTGGTCGCTGTAGTGTGCATGGCTGTCGGAGCGCCTGCGACACCGGGCTTTGCCCACGTGCCTGCGGAATTTCTGGAGGTCTTTAGTGTCCACGCTGCTTTGCCAGTTGACCACGATGTTGATTTGAAGACTGCCGTTGACCAGGCTCGACGCGAATCAAAGGTGACTGGTCCAACGTACTTTGCACACTCGACCGCGGCGATGGGGCGTTCGTCAGGCGAGACTCCTGCGTTCACGAACTGGTACGCAATTGTTGATCCGGTCGATCAGCCTCGTCGGTCTGTTAGTGTTTTAGATCTAGTCCGTGGCAGCAAGGAGAAGATGCTAACGCTTGGAAAAGCGGAATTTCTGTTGTGTCCGTCGCAGTCGATCACGACGGGTGCACCTGCTCCCATACCCGACGGACTTGACTTCTATAAGGCCTACAGGGTCGTTGATGGGCCAAAGGTCAGCATGGCGGTTTCCGTTGGCGGTTCTGGATCGTCGCAACGCCAACTTGGGAAGCCGCTTTACGTTTGTATCGCGACCCAGCAATGGCATCACGAGGCGACCGTTACCCCTTCTCATCCTAGAGACTGCTTTGTCGTTTACGAGTTGGATGAAGTTAAAGCTGAATCCACCGTCAGTACGATTGACCAGTTCGGGTTAAACGAATTGCGACGGACGAAGTCCGTATGGCTTTGTGTGCACGGTGCGATTCTGACGAAACTCGTGGACTAA
- a CDS encoding fasciclin domain-containing protein codes for MKKFVLALAATVLTLTSSVTSVQADCGTCDKTIVEVAVAGDDFKTLVAAVKAGGLVETLSGEGPFTVFAPTDAAFAKLPKGTLESLLLPENKEKLVAILKYHVVAGKVMAKDVVKLTEAKTVQGSAVQIKVVEGKVMLDKATVVKADIPCSNGVIHVIDSVILPKE; via the coding sequence ATGAAGAAGTTCGTGCTCGCTCTCGCTGCCACCGTTTTGACTTTGACCAGCTCGGTCACTTCGGTGCAAGCCGATTGCGGAACTTGCGACAAAACGATTGTAGAGGTCGCCGTCGCAGGCGACGATTTCAAGACTCTTGTTGCTGCTGTCAAAGCAGGCGGATTGGTCGAAACTCTGTCAGGTGAAGGTCCATTCACGGTTTTTGCTCCCACGGACGCTGCGTTCGCGAAATTGCCCAAGGGCACGTTGGAATCTCTACTTCTGCCAGAGAACAAGGAGAAGCTGGTTGCTATTTTGAAGTACCACGTTGTCGCTGGAAAAGTGATGGCGAAGGACGTCGTCAAGCTGACCGAAGCCAAGACCGTTCAGGGCTCAGCCGTCCAAATCAAGGTCGTAGAAGGCAAGGTGATGTTGGATAAGGCAACCGTTGTCAAGGCAGACATTCCCTGTAGCAATGGCGTCATCCACGTCATCGACTCGGTAATCTTGCCAAAGGAATAA
- a CDS encoding 3-hydroxyacyl-ACP dehydratase FabZ family protein produces MQYYEHRFDRVEDYLHHRSPYLMVDRILSISKDEVQTEKSISGDEFYLQGHFPGAAVFPGAMMQELSTQSAGILIAAKYNPMQEYNTHDPHFNKFALGVLVRVRNAKYRGFAKPGETLTAHVKLNEHASNLFDFTAKIAVDGKTVMRNAFQLATVESELLYRRP; encoded by the coding sequence ATGCAGTATTACGAACATCGTTTCGACCGTGTTGAAGACTACCTTCACCATCGGTCGCCGTACCTGATGGTGGATCGAATCCTTTCGATCTCTAAAGACGAGGTTCAAACGGAAAAAAGTATCAGCGGTGACGAATTCTATTTGCAAGGACACTTTCCGGGTGCTGCGGTCTTCCCGGGTGCCATGATGCAGGAGTTGAGCACGCAATCAGCGGGCATTTTAATCGCAGCCAAATACAATCCGATGCAAGAATACAACACGCATGATCCTCACTTCAATAAGTTTGCGCTTGGCGTGCTGGTTCGGGTGAGAAATGCAAAATACAGAGGTTTCGCCAAGCCCGGAGAAACCCTAACGGCTCATGTCAAACTCAACGAACACGCATCAAACTTGTTTGATTTCACTGCCAAAATCGCGGTGGATGGCAAGACCGTCATGCGAAACGCTTTTCAGTTGGCAACTGTCGAATCAGAGTTGCTGTATCGTCGACCATAG
- a CDS encoding FAD-dependent oxidoreductase, translating to MDNGGIYHSLPKPLLERTRLVGPNQVPSRGEFVLYWMRAAIRTDENPALNVAIELANRLELPLLVYQGLSERYPFASDRHHTFVLQGARDVQLEMARRNLPYALHVERSGHRGPHLKTLAQNASSVVTEDMPTEPLRSWTLSLSRKISGALVVVDTACVVPMRLVGRSYERAFEYRDATRDLYSQRVSVPPNDSVLGNSVFGTNGRASIDLPFEPIDLQDCDIASLVGQCEIDHSIGPVSHSPGGSIAGYRRWQEFRNKGLSSYARRRNDVVDDGVSRMSPYLHYGMVAPTRIAREATADQSAGAEKFLDELLIWRELSYAFCHYRRDHGRVSAIPNWARETLREHKRDSRDLLSWETMARGRTGDSIWDAAQRSLLMHGELHNNVRMTWGKAVLKWTPDAKRALARLIDLNHRYALDGRDPASYGGILWCLGQFDRPFSPVQPVYGTVRNRPTDQHAKRIDSIAYQRKVTRPLWNPVPKVAVIGAGISGLTCARTLADHGCDVSVFDKSRGVSGRMSTRRLEDAISFDHGAQYFTARDGRFKRYVESWIDDGIVQRWDGRIVAVEKGVVYSEKVGDQRFVAVPGMSALGKHLASDLKMCLGAQVVAPERANDKWQLATDDGSDLGEFDYVVVAVPSHQATSLLVNAPGLAEQASGVKMNGCWAVMLAFEQSLNIGFDGAFVQQSPLSWIARNNSKPGRNGDRETWVLHADAEWTEAHMEDSPGAIESFLIAEFFRAVGGINVEPSYSAIHRWRFAIPQDPLSADCLLDVQRNIGACGDWCGGPRVEGAFLSGMAIAGRILGQMNMNAAPLLRMDQQLDLF from the coding sequence ATGGACAACGGCGGGATCTATCATTCGCTTCCCAAGCCCCTTTTGGAACGAACACGATTGGTTGGTCCCAACCAAGTGCCCAGCCGAGGTGAATTTGTCCTCTACTGGATGCGGGCAGCAATCCGCACAGACGAAAACCCGGCACTCAATGTTGCGATCGAGCTTGCGAATCGTTTGGAATTGCCGCTGTTGGTCTACCAGGGACTTTCTGAACGATACCCGTTCGCATCAGATCGTCATCACACGTTTGTTTTGCAGGGGGCTCGCGATGTGCAGTTGGAAATGGCTAGGCGAAACCTTCCTTACGCCTTGCATGTTGAACGGTCGGGGCATCGCGGTCCGCATCTGAAGACGCTCGCGCAAAACGCATCGTCCGTCGTTACCGAAGACATGCCCACCGAACCGCTGCGAAGCTGGACCCTTTCACTAAGCCGCAAGATTTCTGGTGCGTTGGTGGTTGTCGATACGGCATGTGTCGTGCCCATGCGGTTAGTCGGGCGAAGCTACGAGCGTGCTTTTGAATACCGCGACGCTACAAGAGACCTATATTCGCAGCGAGTTTCAGTACCGCCCAATGATTCCGTGCTTGGGAATTCCGTGTTTGGGACGAACGGCCGAGCGTCGATCGACCTGCCGTTTGAGCCGATTGATTTGCAAGACTGCGACATCGCCAGTTTAGTTGGTCAGTGTGAAATTGATCACTCGATTGGTCCCGTATCGCATTCGCCCGGCGGATCCATCGCGGGCTACCGACGCTGGCAGGAATTCAGAAACAAAGGGCTGTCAAGCTATGCCCGTCGGCGGAACGACGTCGTCGATGATGGGGTAAGCCGAATGTCGCCTTACCTTCACTACGGCATGGTGGCTCCCACGCGAATCGCCCGCGAAGCAACAGCAGATCAGTCAGCCGGCGCTGAGAAGTTTCTGGATGAGTTATTGATTTGGCGAGAACTGTCCTACGCCTTTTGCCATTATCGCCGAGACCATGGCAGAGTCTCGGCGATTCCAAATTGGGCTCGCGAGACTCTGCGCGAACACAAGCGGGACTCTCGCGATCTATTGTCGTGGGAAACGATGGCTCGCGGCCGCACTGGCGATTCGATTTGGGATGCTGCTCAGCGATCTCTGTTGATGCATGGCGAGTTGCACAACAACGTTCGGATGACGTGGGGCAAGGCGGTCTTGAAGTGGACTCCCGACGCAAAGCGGGCACTTGCTCGCTTGATTGATCTGAACCATCGCTATGCCTTGGACGGACGAGACCCTGCATCTTATGGTGGGATTCTATGGTGTTTGGGGCAATTCGATCGTCCTTTCTCGCCGGTGCAACCTGTGTATGGAACCGTTCGAAATCGCCCAACGGATCAACATGCCAAACGAATCGATTCCATCGCCTACCAACGCAAGGTCACGCGACCGCTGTGGAACCCGGTTCCGAAAGTGGCGGTGATCGGAGCTGGAATTTCAGGTCTGACGTGCGCTCGAACACTTGCTGATCACGGCTGCGACGTCAGCGTCTTTGATAAGAGTCGTGGAGTGAGTGGCCGCATGTCGACGCGAAGGCTCGAGGATGCGATCAGCTTTGATCATGGAGCCCAGTATTTCACCGCTCGTGACGGTCGCTTCAAAAGGTATGTCGAATCGTGGATCGATGATGGAATCGTTCAGCGATGGGATGGACGAATCGTTGCCGTTGAAAAAGGCGTCGTCTATTCTGAGAAAGTAGGTGACCAACGTTTCGTGGCAGTGCCCGGTATGAGTGCGCTTGGCAAGCACCTGGCATCAGACTTGAAGATGTGCCTGGGAGCTCAGGTCGTAGCGCCCGAACGAGCGAATGACAAATGGCAGCTCGCTACCGATGATGGATCCGACTTGGGCGAATTCGATTACGTGGTCGTTGCAGTGCCTTCGCATCAGGCGACCTCTCTGCTGGTAAACGCCCCAGGTCTGGCCGAGCAAGCGAGCGGTGTCAAGATGAACGGATGCTGGGCGGTGATGCTGGCGTTCGAGCAATCGTTGAACATCGGCTTTGACGGAGCTTTCGTTCAGCAGTCGCCGTTGTCATGGATCGCCCGCAACAACAGCAAACCTGGTCGGAACGGCGATCGCGAGACGTGGGTTTTGCATGCTGACGCCGAGTGGACCGAGGCACACATGGAAGACTCGCCTGGCGCAATCGAATCGTTCTTGATCGCAGAATTCTTTCGAGCGGTAGGTGGAATAAATGTTGAGCCAAGCTACTCGGCAATCCATCGTTGGCGATTCGCAATTCCGCAAGACCCACTTTCCGCTGATTGTCTGTTGGACGTTCAACGAAACATTGGGGCTTGCGGTGACTGGTGTGGCGGACCGCGAGTGGAAGGTGCCTTCCTGAGCGGAATGGCGATTGCGGGACGAATCCTGGGGCAGATGAACATGAACGCCGCGCCTCTTTTGCGAATGGACCAGCAGCTTGACCTCTTCTAA
- a CDS encoding cryptochrome/photolyase family protein produces the protein MILLIFPNQLFAKHPGLELNPSRVILFEDPLFFSDHRYAMRFHKQKLWLHRASMKRYEADLQEQGYETQYVDFGAELADQLAKSIDPKDRPDHTLCYIDPTDFVLQKRLHKACENLGMDGQVLPNPGFLNSPEQNREYRAGKKRWFMADFYKWQRQRLDILMDGDQPQGGQWSFDDENRKKIPKKLLATVPEIPTLDRDKIDDEARDYVAKRFSDHPGSLDQLYYPTSHRSAKKWLDHFLANRFDHFGDYEDAIAAGESWLWHSVLTPALNTGLLTPDDVVDASIAYAEKNTVPLNSLEGFLRQVIGWREFMRATYEDLGVPMRTTNRWQHHRAMPDSFYNATTGIAPVDDTIRRILDTGYCHHIERLMVLGGFMFLCEIDPDDIYQWFMEMFIDSYDWVMVPNVYAMSQNADGGKITTKPYFSGSSYIRKMSHYKKEPWCEIWDGLYWRWIWNHVDELSKNPRWAMMCSMAKKMDTTKREQHLSKAEKFLEKLR, from the coding sequence ATGATCCTGCTGATTTTCCCAAACCAACTATTTGCCAAGCACCCCGGTCTCGAGCTCAATCCGTCTCGCGTGATCCTGTTTGAGGACCCTCTCTTTTTTTCAGATCACCGTTACGCGATGCGTTTCCATAAGCAAAAACTGTGGTTGCATCGTGCCAGCATGAAACGGTACGAGGCTGACCTTCAAGAGCAAGGCTACGAGACGCAGTACGTCGACTTCGGAGCCGAACTCGCTGACCAGCTAGCGAAATCGATCGATCCGAAGGACCGGCCAGACCATACGCTGTGCTACATCGATCCGACGGACTTCGTTTTGCAAAAGCGTCTTCACAAGGCATGTGAAAATCTGGGCATGGACGGACAAGTACTGCCCAACCCCGGATTTCTTAACTCACCTGAGCAGAACCGGGAATACCGCGCTGGCAAGAAACGATGGTTCATGGCTGACTTTTACAAGTGGCAGCGTCAGCGATTGGACATCCTGATGGACGGTGATCAACCGCAAGGTGGCCAGTGGAGTTTCGACGACGAGAACCGAAAGAAGATTCCCAAGAAACTGCTCGCGACCGTCCCAGAGATACCGACGCTTGATCGGGACAAGATAGACGACGAAGCCCGCGACTACGTGGCGAAACGTTTCTCGGATCATCCGGGCAGCCTCGACCAACTCTACTATCCCACGTCGCATCGATCCGCAAAGAAGTGGCTAGATCACTTTCTGGCCAATCGCTTTGACCATTTCGGCGACTACGAAGATGCAATCGCCGCCGGCGAGTCGTGGCTCTGGCATAGCGTGCTGACGCCGGCGTTGAATACTGGCTTGCTAACCCCCGACGATGTGGTCGATGCATCCATTGCTTATGCCGAAAAAAACACTGTTCCACTAAACTCGCTGGAAGGATTCTTGCGGCAAGTCATTGGCTGGCGCGAGTTCATGCGGGCGACCTATGAAGATCTTGGCGTTCCCATGCGAACGACCAATCGATGGCAACACCATCGAGCCATGCCCGACAGTTTCTACAATGCAACGACCGGCATCGCCCCAGTTGACGATACGATCCGGCGGATTCTGGATACGGGCTATTGCCATCACATCGAGCGTTTGATGGTGCTAGGCGGCTTCATGTTTTTGTGCGAAATCGATCCCGATGACATTTACCAATGGTTCATGGAAATGTTCATTGACAGCTACGACTGGGTAATGGTTCCAAATGTTTATGCCATGAGCCAAAACGCTGACGGAGGAAAAATAACGACGAAGCCGTACTTTTCGGGATCGTCGTACATTCGCAAGATGAGCCACTACAAAAAAGAGCCGTGGTGCGAAATTTGGGACGGCTTGTATTGGCGCTGGATCTGGAACCACGTCGACGAATTGAGCAAGAATCCAAGGTGGGCGATGATGTGTAGCATGGCAAAGAAAATGGACACCACGAAGCGAGAGCAACACTTGTCCAAGGCCGAAAAATTTCTAGAGAAACTTCGCTAG